One genomic segment of Ascaphus truei isolate aAscTru1 chromosome 23, aAscTru1.hap1, whole genome shotgun sequence includes these proteins:
- the LOC142473086 gene encoding keratin, type I cytoskeletal 19-like: MSHCKPHKAHHGGSHHGGYGGKGISSSKHSSFGHGCGYGSVHGGSSHGSHFSSFGGNGGSKNDGLFGINEKETMQLLNDRLSSYLERVNSLEQENAQLERKICEWYANNAPSSSPDFSQYYSVIQELQCQIAAATVENAGIVLQIDNARLAIDDFRNKYETEVSLRNNVEADANGLRRVLEGLNMERCDLEMQVQGLQDELQQMRSNHEEEVNSLRAQLGARVNVEVNAAPSADLNGTLSEIREQYENMMERNMREVESMFLQRSEELNRQVASGSEQLVSVQSEVTELKRCAQSLEIELQSQLSMKSALEGSLAETQAGYSSQLSQLQGMINNVEGQLGQIRSDLENQNYEYRVLMDQKTHLEMEIATYKRLLDGQDMHIPQCHSSGGSHGSHHSNSGHQSTEHGQKASC; this comes from the exons ATGAGCCACTGCAAACCCCATAAAGCCCATCATGGAGGATCCCATCATGGAGGATATGGAGGTAAAGGAATTTCCAGCTCCAAACACTCTTCTTTCGGCCATGGATGTGGCTATGGAAGTGTACATGGTGGCTCTAGTCATGGAAGCCACTTTAGCAGCTTTGGGGGTAACGGTGGTTCTAAGAATGATGGCCTGTTCGGCATCAATGAGAAGGAAACCATGCAGCTTCTGAATGACCGACTTTCATCTTACCTGGAGAGAGTGAACTCACTGGAGCAGGAAAATGCCCAGCTGGAGAGAAAGATCTGTGAGTGGTATGCAAACAATGCCCCCAGCTCATCCCCTGACTTCAGTCAGTACTACAGTGTTATTCAGGAGCTCCAGTGTCAG ATCGCTGCAGCTACTGTGGAGAATGCAGGGATTGTTCTGCAGATAGACAATGCCCGACTGGCTATAGATGACTTCAGAAACAA GTATGAGACAGAGGTCAGCTTGAGGAACAATGTTGAGGCCGATGCGAATGGTCTGCGCAGAGTCCTGGAGGGGCTGAACATGGAGAGGTGTGACCTGGAGATGCAAGTTCAAGGCCTCCAGGATGAACTGCAGCAAATGAGGAGTAACCATGAAGAG GAGGTGAACTCTCTCCGCGCTCAGCTGGGCGCCAGAGTCAACGTGGAAGTGAACGCTGCTCCATCTGCAGATTTGAATGGAACCTTGTCTGAGATCCGAGAGCAATATGAAAACATGATGGAGAGGAACATGAGGGAGGTTGAGAGCATGTTCCTTCAAAGG AGTGAGGAACTGAATCGTCAGGTGGCGTCCGGTTCTGAGCAGCTGGTGTCAGTGCAAAGTGAGGTCACCGAGTTGAAGCGCTGTGCGCAGAGCCTGGAGATTGAGCTTCAGAGCCAGCTGAGCATG AAATCAGCCCTGGAAGGCAGCTTGGCAGAGACACAGGCCGGTTATAGCTCCCAGCTCAGCCAGTTACAGGGCATGATCAACAACGTGGAAGGGCAGCTGGGCCAGATCCGATCTGATCTGGAGAACCAGAACTACGAGTACAGAGTTCTCATGGATCAGAAGACACATCTGGAGATGGAGATTGCCACATACAAACGCCTGCTGGATGGACAGGACATGCA
- the LOC142473089 gene encoding keratin, type I cytoskeletal 19-like: MSHCKPHKAHHGGSHMSHHGGSHHGGYGGKGISSSKHSSFGHGCGYGSVHGGSSHGSHFSSFGGNGGSKNDGLFGINEKETMQLLNERLSSYLERVNSLEQENAQLERKICEWYANNAPSSSPDFSQYYSVIQELQCQIAAATVENAGIVLQIDNARLAIDDFRNKYEMEVRLRNNVEADANGLRRVLEGLNMERCDLEMQVQGLQDELQQMRSNHEEEVNSLRAQLGARVNVEVNAAPSADLNGALSEIREQYENMMERNMREVENMFLQRSEELNQQVASGSEQLQSVQSEVTELKRCAQSLEIELQSQLSMKSALEGSLAETQAGYSSQLSQLQGMINNVEGQLGQIRSDLENQNYEYRVLMDQKTHLEMEIATYKRLLDGQDMHIPQCHSSGGSHGSHHSNSAHQSTEHGQKASC, from the exons ATGAGCCACTGCAAACCCCATAAAGCTCATCATGGAGGCTCCCACATGTCCCATCATGGAGGATCCCATCATGGAGGATACGGAGGTAAAGGAATTTCCAGCTCAAAACACTCCTCATTCGGTCATGGATGTGGCTATGGAAGTGTACATGGCGGCTCTAGTCATGGAAGCCACTTTAGCAGCTTTGGGGGTAACGGTGGTTCTAAGAATGATGGCCTGTTCGGCATCAATGAGAAGGAAACCATGCAGCTTCTGAATGAACGACTTTCATCTTACCTGGAGAGAGTGAACTCACTGGAGCAGGAAAATGCCCAGCTGGAGAGAAAGATCTGTGAGTGGTATGCAAACAATGCCCCCAGCTCATCCCCTGACTTCAGTCAGTACTACAGTGTTATTCAGGAGCTCCAGTGTCAG ATTGCTGCAGCCACTGTGGAGAATGCAGGGATTGTTCTGCAGATAGACAATGCCCGACTGGCTATAGATGACTTCAGAAACAA GTATGAGATGGAGGTCAGGCTGAGGAACAATGTTGAGGCCGATGCGAATGGTCTGCGCAGAGTCCTGGAAGGGCTGAACATGGAGAGGTGTGACCTGGAGATGCAAGTTCAAGGCCTCCAGGATGAACTGCAGCAAATGAGGAGTAACCATGAAGAG GAGGTGAACTCTCTTCGCGCTCAGCTGGGCGCCAGAGTCAATGTGGAGGTGAACGCTGCTCCATCTGCGGATTTGAATGGAGCCTTGTCTGAGATCCGAGAGCAATATGAAAACATGATGGAGAGGAACATGAGGGAGGTTGAGAACATGTTCCTTCAAAGG AGTGAGGAACTGAATCAGCAGGTGGCGTCCGGTTCTGAGCAGCTGCAGTCAGTCCAAAGTGAGGTCACTGAGTTGAAGCGCTGTGCGCAGAGCCTGGAGATTGAGCTTCAAAGCCAGCTGAGCATG AAATCAGCCCTGGAAGGCAGCTTGGCAGAGACACAGGCCGGTTATAGCTCCCAGCTCAGCCAGTTACAGGGCATGATCAACAACGTGGAAGGGCAGCTGGGCCAGATCCGATCTGATCTGGAGAACCAGAACTATGAGTACAGAGTTCTCATGGACCAGAAGACACATCTAGAGATGGAGATTGCCACATACAAACGCCTGCTGGATGGACAGGACATGCA CATTCCCCAGTGCCATTCCTCAGGAGGCAGCCATG GATCTCACCACAGCAACTCCGCTCATCAGAGCACAGAACATGGCCAGAAAGCCAGCTGTTAG